The Labrus bergylta chromosome 15, fLabBer1.1, whole genome shotgun sequence genome includes a region encoding these proteins:
- the gpatch2 gene encoding G patch domain-containing protein 2 isoform X3 codes for MFRAANLKTIGKAGTGWHFRRTMDELVHDLVSALEESSEQAARGGFGDGGDHALTVGCLLKRQARKRRGRKRRSDNPHPPWETGHLSEGSESSVEEHKDYRASTGGVSAANSHGRDNSDSDEQLGPKRRTLLTADTGRNKRPLWPDDLGGLGSAEGTRSLRRRRKVKRMAVDPPAEAELPSSTMLGPPPVPKARPGSRPHRLGAAEGRGVMELCGGGPVGPGVGKNRVKKRKLATHRLGMEAADEGVVVESEDPIASPTEGCKDKMELEEQKGSDEDMSDRCETSSVSNSSDGGLYTNDEGRQADDEQSDWFYEGEPGTGSAPGGACGIAGVVPWWERETGSEELDLADPVFNSILTGSFPLMSPAAQRGFQARLSRLHGNQQASEAGLQGGSSQSFHDRLGRQSQDSHEPWFSSGSRRDHGQLHWDPRSDRGHRRSCSVKTASRQTSGHLGSLCTGDVKRRRKAAPLCAGAPSGVVGENAPPIPDSNMGSRMMQSMGWSPGMGLGPEGRGITEPIRASQRPKGTGLGFN; via the exons ATGTTCCGTGCGGCGAATCTTAAAACCATCGGCAAAGCGGGAACCGGCTG GCACTTTCGCCGGACGATGGACGAGCTGGTCCACGATCTGGTGTCAGCGCTGGAGGAGAGCTCTGAACAGGCTGCTCGGGGTGGTTTTGGTGACGGGGGAGACCATGCACTGACTGTCGGCTGTCTGCTGAAGAGGCAAGCCCGGAAGCGCAGGGGGAGAAAACGACGCTCGGACAACCCGCACCCGCCTTGGGAGACAGGCCATCTCAGCGAGGGGTCCGAGTCCAGTGTGGAAGAACACAAG GACTACCGTGCCAGCACGGGGGGAGTCTCTGCTGCCAACAGCCATGGCCGGGACAACAGCGACTCAGATGAACAACTTGGCCCCAAACGACGAACCCTCCTGACAGCCGACACCGGACGAAACAAGCGACCTCTTTGGCCGGACGACCTGGGTGGCCTGGGGTCTGCAGAGGGAACTCGCAGCCTTAGACGGAGACGAAAGGTTAAACGCATGGCTGTGGACCCACCTGCAGAAGCAGAACTCCCCTCCTCCACCATGCTGGGGCCCCCTCCTGTCCCCAAAGCCCGTCCTGGCAGCAGGCCGCACAGACTGGGTGCAGCTGAGGGAAGGGGTGTCATGGAACTCTGCGGGGGAGGGCCAGTCGGGCCAGGGGTAGGAAAGAACAGAGTGAAGAAGAGGAAACTGGCCACACACAGGCTCGGGATGGAGGCTGCAGATGAAGGGGTGGTGGTGGAGAGCGAGGACCCCATCGCATCTCCAACAGAAGGGTGCAAGGACAAGATGGAGTTGGAGGAACAAAAGGGCTCGGATGAAGACATGAGTGACAGGTG tgAGACAAGCAGTGTCAGTAACAGCAGTGACGGAGGCCTCTACACCAATGATGAGGGAAGGCAAG cTGATGACGAGCAGAGTGACTGGTTCTACGAGGGGGAGCCCGGGACTGGGTCAGCACCTGGAGGTGCCTGTGGGATTGCAGGAGTGGTTCCCTGGTGGGAGAGGGAGACTGGGTCAGAGGAGCTGGACCTAGCCGACCCTGTGTTCAACAGCATCCTCACCGGATCATTTCCCCTCATGAGCCCTGCAGCACAGAGAG GGTTTCAGGCTAGGCTGAGTCGTCTCCATGGAAACCAGCAGGCGTCTGAGGCGGGGCTGCAGGGTGGCTCCAGCCAAAGCTTTCATGACAGACTGGGCAGACAGAGCCAAGACTCCCATGA GCCTTGGTTTAGCTCTGGCTCAAGGAGAGACCACGGACAG TTGCACTGGGACCCGCGGTCAGACAGAGGGCATCGCAGAAGCTGTTCAGTAAAAACAGCCAGCAG ACAGACCAGCGGGCACCTGGGCTCTCTGTGTACAGGGGATGTCAAGCGGAGGCGAAAAGCAGCCCCCCTCTGTGCCGGAGCCCCCTCAG GCGTGGTCGGGGAGAACGCGCCTCCAATCCCAGACTCGAACATGGGGAGCCGCATGATGCAGAGCATGGGCTGGAGCCCGGGGATGGGCCTGGGTCCAGAGGGCAGGGGTATCACAGAGCCGATCCGGGCTTCACAGAGACCCAAAGGCACAGGTCTGGGTTTCAACTGA
- the gpatch2 gene encoding G patch domain-containing protein 2 isoform X2, with translation MIVHVQSAGPGGANANWLAAKLISLPTYICVVQRYYPAKLTQKKHFRRTMDELVHDLVSALEESSEQAARGGFGDGGDHALTVGCLLKRQARKRRGRKRRSDNPHPPWETGHLSEGSESSVEEHKDYRASTGGVSAANSHGRDNSDSDEQLGPKRRTLLTADTGRNKRPLWPDDLGGLGSAEGTRSLRRRRKVKRMAVDPPAEAELPSSTMLGPPPVPKARPGSRPHRLGAAEGRGVMELCGGGPVGPGVGKNRVKKRKLATHRLGMEAADEGVVVESEDPIASPTEGCKDKMELEEQKGSDEDMSDSETSSVSNSSDGGLYTNDEGRQADDEQSDWFYEGEPGTGSAPGGACGIAGVVPWWERETGSEELDLADPVFNSILTGSFPLMSPAAQRGFQARLSRLHGNQQASEAGLQGGSSQSFHDRLGRQSQDSHEPWFSSGSRRDHGQLHWDPRSDRGHRRSCSVKTASRQTSGHLGSLCTGDVKRRRKAAPLCAGAPSGVVGENAPPIPDSNMGSRMMQSMGWSPGMGLGPEGRGITEPIRASQRPKGTGLGFN, from the exons ATGATTGTTCACGTCCAATCAGCCGGGCCAGGGGGGGCTAACGCTAACTGGTTAGCTGCGAAGCTAATCTCACTACcaacatatatttgtgttgttCAGCGTTATTACCCTGCGAAACTAACCCAGAAGAA GCACTTTCGCCGGACGATGGACGAGCTGGTCCACGATCTGGTGTCAGCGCTGGAGGAGAGCTCTGAACAGGCTGCTCGGGGTGGTTTTGGTGACGGGGGAGACCATGCACTGACTGTCGGCTGTCTGCTGAAGAGGCAAGCCCGGAAGCGCAGGGGGAGAAAACGACGCTCGGACAACCCGCACCCGCCTTGGGAGACAGGCCATCTCAGCGAGGGGTCCGAGTCCAGTGTGGAAGAACACAAG GACTACCGTGCCAGCACGGGGGGAGTCTCTGCTGCCAACAGCCATGGCCGGGACAACAGCGACTCAGATGAACAACTTGGCCCCAAACGACGAACCCTCCTGACAGCCGACACCGGACGAAACAAGCGACCTCTTTGGCCGGACGACCTGGGTGGCCTGGGGTCTGCAGAGGGAACTCGCAGCCTTAGACGGAGACGAAAGGTTAAACGCATGGCTGTGGACCCACCTGCAGAAGCAGAACTCCCCTCCTCCACCATGCTGGGGCCCCCTCCTGTCCCCAAAGCCCGTCCTGGCAGCAGGCCGCACAGACTGGGTGCAGCTGAGGGAAGGGGTGTCATGGAACTCTGCGGGGGAGGGCCAGTCGGGCCAGGGGTAGGAAAGAACAGAGTGAAGAAGAGGAAACTGGCCACACACAGGCTCGGGATGGAGGCTGCAGATGAAGGGGTGGTGGTGGAGAGCGAGGACCCCATCGCATCTCCAACAGAAGGGTGCAAGGACAAGATGGAGTTGGAGGAACAAAAGGGCTCGGATGAAGACATGAGTGACAG tgAGACAAGCAGTGTCAGTAACAGCAGTGACGGAGGCCTCTACACCAATGATGAGGGAAGGCAAG cTGATGACGAGCAGAGTGACTGGTTCTACGAGGGGGAGCCCGGGACTGGGTCAGCACCTGGAGGTGCCTGTGGGATTGCAGGAGTGGTTCCCTGGTGGGAGAGGGAGACTGGGTCAGAGGAGCTGGACCTAGCCGACCCTGTGTTCAACAGCATCCTCACCGGATCATTTCCCCTCATGAGCCCTGCAGCACAGAGAG GGTTTCAGGCTAGGCTGAGTCGTCTCCATGGAAACCAGCAGGCGTCTGAGGCGGGGCTGCAGGGTGGCTCCAGCCAAAGCTTTCATGACAGACTGGGCAGACAGAGCCAAGACTCCCATGA GCCTTGGTTTAGCTCTGGCTCAAGGAGAGACCACGGACAG TTGCACTGGGACCCGCGGTCAGACAGAGGGCATCGCAGAAGCTGTTCAGTAAAAACAGCCAGCAG ACAGACCAGCGGGCACCTGGGCTCTCTGTGTACAGGGGATGTCAAGCGGAGGCGAAAAGCAGCCCCCCTCTGTGCCGGAGCCCCCTCAG GCGTGGTCGGGGAGAACGCGCCTCCAATCCCAGACTCGAACATGGGGAGCCGCATGATGCAGAGCATGGGCTGGAGCCCGGGGATGGGCCTGGGTCCAGAGGGCAGGGGTATCACAGAGCCGATCCGGGCTTCACAGAGACCCAAAGGCACAGGTCTGGGTTTCAACTGA
- the gpatch2 gene encoding G patch domain-containing protein 2 isoform X4 codes for MIVHVQSAGPGGANANWLAAKLISLPTYICVVQRYYPAKLTQKKHFRRTMDELVHDLVSALEESSEQAARGGFGDGGDHALTVGCLLKRQARKRRGRKRRSDNPHPPWETGHLSEGSESSVEEHKDYRASTGGVSAANSHGRDNSDSDEQLGPKRRTLLTADTGRNKRPLWPDDLGGLGSAEGTRSLRRRRKVKRMAVDPPAEAELPSSTMLGPPPVPKARPGSRPHRLGAAEGRGVMELCGGGPVGPGVGKNRVKKRKLATHRLGMEAADEGVVVESEDPIASPTEGCKDKMELEEQKGSDEDMSDRCETSSVSNSSDGGLYTNDEGRQADDEQSDWFYEGEPGTGSAPGGACGIAGVVPWWERETGSEELDLADPVFNSILTGSFPLMSPAAQRGFQARLSRLHGNQQASEAGLQGGSSQSFHDRLGRQSQDSHEQTSGHLGSLCTGDVKRRRKAAPLCAGAPSGVVGENAPPIPDSNMGSRMMQSMGWSPGMGLGPEGRGITEPIRASQRPKGTGLGFN; via the exons ATGATTGTTCACGTCCAATCAGCCGGGCCAGGGGGGGCTAACGCTAACTGGTTAGCTGCGAAGCTAATCTCACTACcaacatatatttgtgttgttCAGCGTTATTACCCTGCGAAACTAACCCAGAAGAA GCACTTTCGCCGGACGATGGACGAGCTGGTCCACGATCTGGTGTCAGCGCTGGAGGAGAGCTCTGAACAGGCTGCTCGGGGTGGTTTTGGTGACGGGGGAGACCATGCACTGACTGTCGGCTGTCTGCTGAAGAGGCAAGCCCGGAAGCGCAGGGGGAGAAAACGACGCTCGGACAACCCGCACCCGCCTTGGGAGACAGGCCATCTCAGCGAGGGGTCCGAGTCCAGTGTGGAAGAACACAAG GACTACCGTGCCAGCACGGGGGGAGTCTCTGCTGCCAACAGCCATGGCCGGGACAACAGCGACTCAGATGAACAACTTGGCCCCAAACGACGAACCCTCCTGACAGCCGACACCGGACGAAACAAGCGACCTCTTTGGCCGGACGACCTGGGTGGCCTGGGGTCTGCAGAGGGAACTCGCAGCCTTAGACGGAGACGAAAGGTTAAACGCATGGCTGTGGACCCACCTGCAGAAGCAGAACTCCCCTCCTCCACCATGCTGGGGCCCCCTCCTGTCCCCAAAGCCCGTCCTGGCAGCAGGCCGCACAGACTGGGTGCAGCTGAGGGAAGGGGTGTCATGGAACTCTGCGGGGGAGGGCCAGTCGGGCCAGGGGTAGGAAAGAACAGAGTGAAGAAGAGGAAACTGGCCACACACAGGCTCGGGATGGAGGCTGCAGATGAAGGGGTGGTGGTGGAGAGCGAGGACCCCATCGCATCTCCAACAGAAGGGTGCAAGGACAAGATGGAGTTGGAGGAACAAAAGGGCTCGGATGAAGACATGAGTGACAGGTG tgAGACAAGCAGTGTCAGTAACAGCAGTGACGGAGGCCTCTACACCAATGATGAGGGAAGGCAAG cTGATGACGAGCAGAGTGACTGGTTCTACGAGGGGGAGCCCGGGACTGGGTCAGCACCTGGAGGTGCCTGTGGGATTGCAGGAGTGGTTCCCTGGTGGGAGAGGGAGACTGGGTCAGAGGAGCTGGACCTAGCCGACCCTGTGTTCAACAGCATCCTCACCGGATCATTTCCCCTCATGAGCCCTGCAGCACAGAGAG GGTTTCAGGCTAGGCTGAGTCGTCTCCATGGAAACCAGCAGGCGTCTGAGGCGGGGCTGCAGGGTGGCTCCAGCCAAAGCTTTCATGACAGACTGGGCAGACAGAGCCAAGACTCCCATGA ACAGACCAGCGGGCACCTGGGCTCTCTGTGTACAGGGGATGTCAAGCGGAGGCGAAAAGCAGCCCCCCTCTGTGCCGGAGCCCCCTCAG GCGTGGTCGGGGAGAACGCGCCTCCAATCCCAGACTCGAACATGGGGAGCCGCATGATGCAGAGCATGGGCTGGAGCCCGGGGATGGGCCTGGGTCCAGAGGGCAGGGGTATCACAGAGCCGATCCGGGCTTCACAGAGACCCAAAGGCACAGGTCTGGGTTTCAACTGA
- the gpatch2 gene encoding G patch domain-containing protein 2 isoform X1, with protein sequence MIVHVQSAGPGGANANWLAAKLISLPTYICVVQRYYPAKLTQKKHFRRTMDELVHDLVSALEESSEQAARGGFGDGGDHALTVGCLLKRQARKRRGRKRRSDNPHPPWETGHLSEGSESSVEEHKDYRASTGGVSAANSHGRDNSDSDEQLGPKRRTLLTADTGRNKRPLWPDDLGGLGSAEGTRSLRRRRKVKRMAVDPPAEAELPSSTMLGPPPVPKARPGSRPHRLGAAEGRGVMELCGGGPVGPGVGKNRVKKRKLATHRLGMEAADEGVVVESEDPIASPTEGCKDKMELEEQKGSDEDMSDRCETSSVSNSSDGGLYTNDEGRQADDEQSDWFYEGEPGTGSAPGGACGIAGVVPWWERETGSEELDLADPVFNSILTGSFPLMSPAAQRGFQARLSRLHGNQQASEAGLQGGSSQSFHDRLGRQSQDSHEPWFSSGSRRDHGQLHWDPRSDRGHRRSCSVKTASRQTSGHLGSLCTGDVKRRRKAAPLCAGAPSGVVGENAPPIPDSNMGSRMMQSMGWSPGMGLGPEGRGITEPIRASQRPKGTGLGFN encoded by the exons ATGATTGTTCACGTCCAATCAGCCGGGCCAGGGGGGGCTAACGCTAACTGGTTAGCTGCGAAGCTAATCTCACTACcaacatatatttgtgttgttCAGCGTTATTACCCTGCGAAACTAACCCAGAAGAA GCACTTTCGCCGGACGATGGACGAGCTGGTCCACGATCTGGTGTCAGCGCTGGAGGAGAGCTCTGAACAGGCTGCTCGGGGTGGTTTTGGTGACGGGGGAGACCATGCACTGACTGTCGGCTGTCTGCTGAAGAGGCAAGCCCGGAAGCGCAGGGGGAGAAAACGACGCTCGGACAACCCGCACCCGCCTTGGGAGACAGGCCATCTCAGCGAGGGGTCCGAGTCCAGTGTGGAAGAACACAAG GACTACCGTGCCAGCACGGGGGGAGTCTCTGCTGCCAACAGCCATGGCCGGGACAACAGCGACTCAGATGAACAACTTGGCCCCAAACGACGAACCCTCCTGACAGCCGACACCGGACGAAACAAGCGACCTCTTTGGCCGGACGACCTGGGTGGCCTGGGGTCTGCAGAGGGAACTCGCAGCCTTAGACGGAGACGAAAGGTTAAACGCATGGCTGTGGACCCACCTGCAGAAGCAGAACTCCCCTCCTCCACCATGCTGGGGCCCCCTCCTGTCCCCAAAGCCCGTCCTGGCAGCAGGCCGCACAGACTGGGTGCAGCTGAGGGAAGGGGTGTCATGGAACTCTGCGGGGGAGGGCCAGTCGGGCCAGGGGTAGGAAAGAACAGAGTGAAGAAGAGGAAACTGGCCACACACAGGCTCGGGATGGAGGCTGCAGATGAAGGGGTGGTGGTGGAGAGCGAGGACCCCATCGCATCTCCAACAGAAGGGTGCAAGGACAAGATGGAGTTGGAGGAACAAAAGGGCTCGGATGAAGACATGAGTGACAGGTG tgAGACAAGCAGTGTCAGTAACAGCAGTGACGGAGGCCTCTACACCAATGATGAGGGAAGGCAAG cTGATGACGAGCAGAGTGACTGGTTCTACGAGGGGGAGCCCGGGACTGGGTCAGCACCTGGAGGTGCCTGTGGGATTGCAGGAGTGGTTCCCTGGTGGGAGAGGGAGACTGGGTCAGAGGAGCTGGACCTAGCCGACCCTGTGTTCAACAGCATCCTCACCGGATCATTTCCCCTCATGAGCCCTGCAGCACAGAGAG GGTTTCAGGCTAGGCTGAGTCGTCTCCATGGAAACCAGCAGGCGTCTGAGGCGGGGCTGCAGGGTGGCTCCAGCCAAAGCTTTCATGACAGACTGGGCAGACAGAGCCAAGACTCCCATGA GCCTTGGTTTAGCTCTGGCTCAAGGAGAGACCACGGACAG TTGCACTGGGACCCGCGGTCAGACAGAGGGCATCGCAGAAGCTGTTCAGTAAAAACAGCCAGCAG ACAGACCAGCGGGCACCTGGGCTCTCTGTGTACAGGGGATGTCAAGCGGAGGCGAAAAGCAGCCCCCCTCTGTGCCGGAGCCCCCTCAG GCGTGGTCGGGGAGAACGCGCCTCCAATCCCAGACTCGAACATGGGGAGCCGCATGATGCAGAGCATGGGCTGGAGCCCGGGGATGGGCCTGGGTCCAGAGGGCAGGGGTATCACAGAGCCGATCCGGGCTTCACAGAGACCCAAAGGCACAGGTCTGGGTTTCAACTGA